The Plasmodium coatneyi strain Hackeri chromosome 2, complete sequence genomic interval GGGAAATGGACATAATTACATAGCAtacatttgtttccttcccttttccctcccTCCCTTTCGCTCTATGAACAGGATAACATGCTCAGTGACATCGACAGGAGGGCCAAAGATATGTTTGAACATATATCTGAGAATAACGCGGATATGGAACCTCATTGCACTGGACATTCAGGGCAAGAGAGTAGAATAGTCACGGACCCAGAGAAAAAAGCATGCCAATACATTACTGCAGGATTAAAGCATATTTATGAAATTAAGGAGGATgaagtgaaagaaaatgaccaagagaagaaaaggaaggttaaGGACGATAGAATATTTAAGCAGACTATGGAATGTCTCCTGTTAAATGCCTTTGCAGATGAATTGAAAAAGCAGGTGAAATCCCCCTGTGAGGTTATTGAGGAAACAATAAAACAAGCATTTGATGCTGGAAATGGACAGAAAGGAACTTGGTGTATGACTAAGCATGATGCCAATAATGATTGTGTTCAGTGTGATAGGTATAAGGATTATAGAAAATGCGAAATAAGCGATGGCAAAAACAATGAAGCAGTGGGGCCTAAGTTGGATGTCTTGTTCCAgaataacaacaaaaaaggtgaaatacAACAAACTCTAACTACTATAAGTAATATAAATAACTTATGTGATCGTTCACAATGTGTAATAACACAATGGACAAGGGACAataggggaaagaaaataaaagggaaccAAATAATAAAGTGGGAGGTTTGGAAAGGATTCATATTGAACATGGCTGTCTAATTGTATAGAATTGATATTGGGcgaccatatatatatatattttcacagggagaaaatggaaaatatttccatatAAGTACTACTTATATttacatgttccttccttcttttttccattgtatTTGTAGAAGGACAGTTGGGACGACATTACACGGACGATTGATCCACTTGCGGACGCCATGTCTAAGCCGGATGCAAACGTGGACAGTTTATGCAATAGCACGGAAcagaagaataaagaagCATGCAAGCAAATTGTCAGTGGACTGATGCATATATACCAGATTCCTGAAGAGAAGTGGGATGATAAGGACGGTAAGGATAAGCCCAGGAATAATAGACTATTTAAGCAAACTATGtcatgttttattttaaatgtgtacacGGACCTCATTAAAGAAAAGTGTCCGAACATAGGTAATACAGtacgcaatttttttactgtcGGAGGAAATCTCCACACAACTAAATGTACAAGAGGGAGTACATGTATTCCATGTGAGTGGCACGAATGTGCGGATATGAGGTTCGATGGAAAGAAACTACGTAACAGAATAAAAGAGGAGCtcaaggaaaagaataacaaaataaaacaagcTCTGGATAAAATATGTCCATCTGCCAAACCAGCAACTGTACAACCCCCCGCAGCAGGGCGGGCAAGGAGTGATAGTGATGATGACAAGAGTGCAATACAGACAGGTAAGAAAGCACAAAATACGGATGATGCAATAGGTCTTCCTCTATTTGATGATGAATATGACACTGTTCATCACACAAAGAGTAatgaggatgaagaagagaaTAGGTGGCTCGCTGCGAATTCCGGTAAATCGCATGTTACTGTTATTGACGCTGGAACTACTGTCATTGCAGGTCCTGAAATAAAGGATagtgaaaagaaggataGTAATCCCGTTGCATCTACTCCTGGACaaggtaataataataaaggagaagTCAACacttcccaaaaaaaaaatgagcattaCAATGAGCGTAGGTACATGCAGCACTCTCCGCCTATATTACTGCCAATCATATATAACACTCCCCcacttcatttatttctcaGGGAAACCTGTTCCAAAGGCTGAAGCTGGAGCAGGTGCTGCTGCTGGAGGAGGTGGTGGGGGAGGGGCAGGTGTGGGTGCTTCCCCTCGGACAGTTAATAAGCAAGTTGAAAACACGGCCCCCACAACTGTTCAACACCAACCTCAACCCCATCCTCAACCAGCTCCGGGGGCTCCTCTTCCTGCAGTACCAGATGGAGGACCAGTTCCATCAGTACCTGCTTCATCAGAAGCAACAGAACAAACAGCATTGTCATCTGAAATTGCTACTACCAAGGTAACAGGTGGCCCAGGGAAGGGGGGTGGCGGAGCcatcccccttccttctgttgttCCAATTCATAAGAAGATTCACCTCCCTatcccataccttcctaccattcctgtgtTCCTTGGTATGTCTGCTATGACCtacctcctttggaaggtaagaaaaagatttaaagaagaaagaaagaaaaagaaatggaggaaaaaaaatgaaggaaaaaaaaagaaagaaaaaaaaaaaaaaaaaaaaatacaatggaaaaagaagtaggagaaagaaaaagaataaaagaggaaggaaaaaataaaaaaagaaaaaaagaacgaaggaAAGAGTGAATGAGTATGTggatgtgtaggatttcgcattttagtgtgtgtgtgtgtgtacgatttcacattttaggggtgtgtgtaggatttcgcattttaggggtgtgtgtaggatttcgcattttaggggtgtgagtgtaggatttcacatttaagggtgtatgtgtaggatttcagagtttagggtttgaagtagtaattactgttgcgtgaACTAACATTTcacccctattaaagaaatattacccccttttccttttttttttttttagtattttgtcctcggtaaaagaagaaaacgtcaAAGAAGAGCacatcaagtacgtggtcctccAACTTTACAAGAACAACTCCATCATGTGGATGACCCggatggtccacatgcatataccttagtaaatgAACGAAAACCCAGATCTCTTCTAACCAGAACgaaaatgccaaaaaaacagggcgttGGTCGCCGTGATGATCGCCCTATCGGTCGCCGCacgattattgatattcatttagaagtcttagacgaatgtcaaaaagaagacctgcattcgacgaaagAGGAATTTCtcgaaattttggttcaagaaatTATGGGAAACGAATTtatgaagaaagagaaggttccaagttcagtcTCCggttttagggaagaagactttgttcctaaggaatatGTTCCTACGGAATGTGCTCCTATGgttaatgttcctaaggaagaggttccaagttcagattgcgggtttagggaggaagacattgttcctaaggaagaggttccaagttcacgattatgggtttagggtggaagactttgttcctaaggaagaaacaatttgTAGCCAAATTGTGGGAGCTAATCCCTTGGCAATGATGGTGTGTTTGAGGAATGTGTGAaatggaacagaaaaaatgtgtgtgtgatATAGGAGTTGTATTTAGATCATTTGTTGCAATGTatttgaaaaagtgaaaaaaaggggtgttaTACCTCTTACGTTATGTTATGCTTTACACTTAAGAAAGGATAGGCTCTCTGAGTTATCGCacttttgtttgtttctgtttttcctaAATTTAATAAATCCTTTTTTGCAAGCATGTGACCAAGAgtttgatttttctttttttttttttttttttttttgtgtaaattaACCAGTTTTTAActtgtttaataaaaaaaaatttgagaagttcctttttcactGTTGTGGATGCTGAGGAGGTATGCTTATCAGGGGTTCCTCGTCCCCTTGGCGCCCCCGAAGGGAAAAACCTGGAAAGGttaagcaaaaaagggagtagGCAATGAATTGTGGGCAAAGGAGATGCTTCCATGAAGGAGAGGTGTTCCGGTTGGTGTGTTCTGAGCGGATGTTTTTAGGGGACCCTTCCAGCTGACCCTTTTTGTCGACCGCTTCGCACCCtcattgaagaaaaaaaaaaaattttctttctttgttctttgtttCCCCTCCGCCGGTACACGGGCGTTCTTTCTTAAATGGTTAAACTGGAACGTGCTATTCCGAAGGGTGTGATCGCCTGACCAATGGATCTACACTGTTTTGAAGAGCTGCCGTTGCTTTGTACGGGGTTTCTTCGTACAAACCCACCTCACATTTCCCCATAACGGAACAGCGAAGTGAAGCGGCGAAGTAGCGATGCGCAGTGTACAGTTGATGAGCTCCCCTTAACGCAAAAGGTGTTTAGTTTCTCTTTGTTTGGGCGAAATGGGAAAGTATAACCTATGTGCATTCTGCTATGCTTCGCCCATAGCGCTTCAATGGTAAAGGTTCCCCGATCAAATTGACCCTGCAAGACAGTGATGGACTTTTCTCCGTACCACTTTACACATGTGTAAGATATCACGTTCACGAGGGTAACCTTATCCTCGCATGTGTGatcctcttttcttccgtGGGTCCTTCCCCAAAAGTGTAAGAatcaaattaacaaaaaaaaaaaaaaaaaaaacttcttccGTCGTAACGCATCGATCATTTGTAACCTCCGTCGTGGGTACGACGAATAATGACCACTGTATTGTGTGCCCATGTGAAATTATGCATCCGCTTGGTGCACGTTGCGGGAAATCGCCTATGCATGGGAGTTCAATCCATCCGCGTGTGGAGTAAACCTACTTGGGCATGGACAACCAAACTGTGCGTGGTGAAGCGGGCAATAGACGGGCAAATTGCACACTTTAACGAACACGAGGGTTGTAAACGTTACACGAAAAGTGACCGAAGTGATGATTCTTATAGGTGGCAGTCCATATTTACCTGTCCCCGATTTTTCTGCtcgagggggaaggaaagaatcaTATATTTGTGAACAACACTCCCT includes:
- a CDS encoding SICA antigen; translation: MWGELQQKVAPLAQVMLDSGENVDHYCNSVQCENGGTACPSRKACEFIVRGLKSIYEHKEKQDESMMGRVNNRIFRATMRCIALNAFIKKLKDEHKSCPVDEGINKAFDIGDSNRETWCKNKGSCEKCPQEQCTDYAIENEKLWDNVNEKLQADDNIQKTLSTIDILCKDCNEESNLCKRIDCVTKKWGVNRDVTNPTWDNMLSDIDRRAKDMFEHISENNADMEPHCTGHSGQESRIVTDPEKKACQYITAGLKHIYEIKEDEVKENDQEKKRKVKDDRIFKQTMECLLLNAFADELKKQVKSPCEVIEETIKQAFDAGNGQKGTWCMTKHDANNDCVQCDRYKDYRKCEISDGKNNEAVGPKLDVLFQNNNKKGEIQQTLTTISNINNLCDRSQCVITQWTRDNRGKKIKGNQIIKWEKDSWDDITRTIDPLADAMSKPDANVDSLCNSTEQKNKEACKQIVSGLMHIYQIPEEKWDDKDGKDKPRNNRLFKQTMSCFILNVYTDLIKEKCPNIGNTVRNFFTVGGNLHTTKCTRGSTCIPCEWHECADMRFDGKKLRNRIKEELKEKNNKIKQALDKICPSAKPATVQPPAAGRARSDSDDDKSAIQTGKKAQNTDDAIGLPLFDDEYDTVHHTKSNEDEEENRWLAANSGKSHVTVIDAGTTVIAGPEIKDSEKKDSNPGNLFQRLKLEQVLLLEEVVGEGQVWVLPLGQLISKLKTRPPQLFNTNLNPILNQLRGLLFLQYQMEDQFHQYLLHQKQQNKQHCHLKLLLPSILSSVKEENVKEEHIKYVVLQLYKNNSIMWMTRMVHMHIP
- a CDS encoding SICA antigen: MPKKQGVGRRDDRPIGRRTIIDIHLEVLDECQKEDLHSTKEEFLEILVQEIMGNEFMKKEKVPSSVSGFREEDFVPKEYVPTECAPMVNVPKEEVPSSDCGFREEDIVPKEEVPSSRLWV